A window of the Pedobacter cryoconitis genome harbors these coding sequences:
- a CDS encoding DUF2157 domain-containing protein — MKIDQEKSDFLDEMLDHWQEENLLTPADIEKLKASYEAKSFDWRRLAQYSFWIAMACGVISLGALLIDNKFLDYLKNLYDTPNSIISLLSAVGAGILYKISFTRKKTMPMQVFSNDAIIFTAVMLTANAIAYLGKAFDKGDGHFSILILLSVFIYGILAYLFKSRLIWIFVLISLGAWFGTETGYMSRDNLYFLGMNYPLRFVAFGLALTAISLSLKNVKIFQQFYDTTYICGMVYLFVSLWLISVFGNFGTLDKWYAIKQISLFYWAIISAVACVASIFIGLKYRDDIAREFGITFLFINLYTRYFEYFWDSWHKALFFSVLAASFWLIGRKAEKIWNVEFLKK, encoded by the coding sequence ATGAAGATAGACCAGGAAAAGAGTGACTTTTTAGATGAAATGCTTGACCACTGGCAGGAAGAAAACCTGCTCACTCCTGCCGACATCGAAAAACTAAAAGCCAGCTATGAGGCCAAGTCATTTGATTGGCGGAGACTAGCTCAATACTCCTTCTGGATTGCGATGGCCTGCGGCGTAATCTCACTCGGCGCCCTGCTGATCGACAATAAATTCCTCGACTACTTAAAAAACCTTTACGACACCCCCAACAGCATTATCAGCCTGCTTTCTGCGGTCGGAGCGGGTATCCTCTATAAAATAAGCTTTACCCGAAAAAAGACCATGCCCATGCAGGTCTTCAGTAACGACGCCATTATTTTTACCGCCGTTATGCTTACCGCCAATGCCATAGCCTACCTCGGTAAAGCCTTTGATAAAGGAGACGGGCACTTCTCCATTCTGATTCTGCTCTCCGTATTCATCTACGGCATACTGGCTTATCTCTTCAAATCCCGTCTCATCTGGATCTTCGTTTTAATTTCCCTTGGCGCCTGGTTTGGAACAGAGACCGGCTATATGTCCCGTGATAACCTTTACTTTCTCGGCATGAATTACCCCTTACGTTTTGTCGCTTTCGGACTTGCCCTTACAGCAATCTCTTTATCCCTGAAAAACGTAAAAATCTTCCAGCAATTTTACGATACCACATACATCTGCGGGATGGTTTATCTTTTCGTATCCCTGTGGCTAATCTCCGTATTCGGTAACTTCGGCACCCTCGATAAATGGTATGCCATCAAGCAAATCAGTCTTTTCTACTGGGCTATCATTTCGGCCGTTGCCTGCGTAGCCAGTATTTTCATAGGACTTAAATACCGTGACGACATTGCCCGTGAATTCGGGATTACCTTTCTGTTCATCAACCTTTACACCCGTTACTTCGAATATTTCTGGGACAGCTGGCATAAAGCCCTTTTCTTTAGTGTACTCGCTGCATCCTTCTGGCTAATCGGCCGGAAAGCCGAAAAGATCTGGAACGTTGAATTCCTGAAAAAATAG
- a CDS encoding cation:proton antiporter: MLHLPVLITDLGLILAAAGITTLLFKKIKQPLVLGYILAGLLVGPHINFIPTVTDNESIHIWAEIGVIFLLFSLGLEFSFKKLVKVGGSASITAIVEVVCMLLIGFVAGKAMGWKTMDSIFLGGILSVSSTTIIIRAFEELGVKHKKFAGLVFGVLIVEDLVAILLLVLLSTLAVSQQFAGAEMFFSILKLLFFLILWFIGGIFLVPTFLKATKKLMNDETMLIVSIALCLLMVLLAVKVGFSPALGAFIMGSILAETTQAEKIEHLTKSVKDLFAAIFFVSVGMLIDPSILIDYAVPILIITIATVLGKFLSSGLGALLSGQPLKTSVQTGMSLAQIGEFSFIIATLGLTLKVTSDFLYPIAVAVSAITTFTTPYLIKASEPFYLFLERTLPKSWVAAINRYSSSTAGITTMSDWKTLLKSYTFNTIIHSVILIAIIFLGSRYLHPFITQNLINGNKGIIISLIISLIFMAPFLWALAIRRIERKAHSHLWLNKKYTRGPLIALEVLRVALAIFAVCFLIFQFYNTWVAMVIALILIVTGMIIFSRKLQAFYDRLEHRFLYNLNAREEQNKQPEILPWDTHLTELTIAPESSLVGKSLIELAVREKYGVNIALIERGNMMIPTPGRDERLYPNDKVMLIGTDDQLAAVGELFKGTNHDNQESAFPKKDMTLQKIVINTSSPVFAQTIRDSGIREKTQGLVVGIERNGIRILNPDSDLIFENEDIVWIVGNNKKIPDLLKKV; encoded by the coding sequence ATGCTACACCTACCCGTATTAATAACTGATTTAGGCTTAATACTCGCAGCGGCTGGAATTACGACCCTGCTTTTCAAAAAAATCAAACAACCACTAGTGCTCGGTTATATTCTTGCCGGTTTATTAGTTGGCCCTCATATTAATTTTATTCCTACCGTAACCGACAATGAAAGTATCCATATCTGGGCTGAAATCGGGGTTATCTTTTTGCTGTTTAGTCTTGGACTGGAGTTCAGTTTCAAAAAGCTGGTTAAAGTAGGTGGATCAGCTTCCATTACAGCCATTGTTGAAGTCGTTTGTATGCTGCTTATCGGTTTCGTTGCCGGGAAGGCCATGGGCTGGAAAACGATGGATAGTATTTTCCTCGGTGGAATTTTATCAGTTTCGTCAACAACCATCATCATCCGTGCCTTTGAAGAGCTCGGCGTTAAACATAAGAAATTTGCCGGCCTGGTTTTCGGTGTCCTGATTGTAGAAGACCTTGTAGCCATCCTTTTACTTGTCCTGCTCTCTACATTGGCCGTGAGTCAGCAATTTGCCGGAGCAGAGATGTTTTTCTCTATCCTGAAGCTATTGTTCTTCCTGATCCTGTGGTTCATCGGTGGTATCTTCCTGGTTCCTACGTTCCTGAAGGCGACAAAAAAACTCATGAACGACGAGACGATGCTGATCGTTTCCATTGCCTTATGTCTGCTTATGGTTTTACTTGCCGTTAAAGTTGGGTTCTCCCCTGCTCTTGGTGCATTCATCATGGGATCTATTCTTGCTGAAACCACACAAGCAGAGAAAATTGAGCATCTGACTAAATCTGTAAAAGATCTTTTTGCGGCTATCTTCTTTGTTTCGGTAGGGATGCTGATCGACCCGAGTATCCTGATCGATTATGCCGTACCTATCCTGATCATTACTATTGCTACCGTTCTTGGGAAATTCCTGAGCTCGGGATTAGGCGCATTGCTCTCCGGACAGCCCCTAAAAACCTCCGTACAAACCGGAATGAGTTTAGCGCAGATCGGTGAATTCTCCTTTATCATTGCAACCCTCGGGCTCACCCTGAAAGTAACCAGTGATTTCCTGTACCCAATCGCGGTGGCTGTTTCTGCAATTACAACTTTTACCACCCCCTACCTGATCAAAGCATCAGAGCCCTTTTACCTGTTCCTGGAGCGTACCCTTCCGAAAAGCTGGGTGGCGGCCATCAACAGATACAGCTCCAGTACTGCCGGAATTACAACCATGAGTGACTGGAAAACCTTACTCAAATCATACACTTTCAATACGATCATTCACTCTGTAATTCTGATTGCTATTATCTTTCTGGGTTCCCGGTATCTGCATCCATTTATCACACAAAACCTCATTAACGGCAATAAGGGTATCATCATCAGCCTGATTATTTCCCTGATTTTCATGGCTCCTTTTTTATGGGCGCTGGCGATCCGGAGAATAGAACGTAAAGCACACTCCCACTTATGGCTGAATAAAAAATACACCCGCGGGCCACTAATCGCGCTGGAAGTATTAAGGGTTGCCCTGGCTATATTTGCCGTATGTTTCCTGATTTTCCAATTCTACAACACCTGGGTAGCGATGGTCATCGCCCTGATCCTGATTGTTACCGGGATGATTATTTTCAGCAGGAAACTCCAGGCCTTTTATGACCGTTTAGAACACCGCTTCCTTTACAACCTGAACGCCAGGGAAGAACAGAACAAACAACCCGAGATATTACCATGGGATACCCACTTAACAGAATTGACTATAGCTCCTGAATCCTCTCTTGTTGGAAAATCCCTGATTGAATTAGCGGTCAGAGAAAAATACGGTGTAAACATTGCGCTGATTGAGAGAGGCAATATGATGATCCCTACCCCCGGACGTGATGAACGTTTGTATCCAAACGACAAAGTGATGCTGATTGGTACAGATGATCAGCTGGCGGCAGTTGGAGAGCTTTTTAAAGGTACTAACCATGATAACCAGGAAAGCGCATTCCCTAAAAAGGATATGACCCTTCAAAAGATCGTCATCAACACCTCTTCACCCGTATTTGCTCAAACCATCCGGGATTCCGGTATCCGCGAAAAAACACAGGGCCTGGTAGTTGGTATCGAGAGAAATGGCATCCGTATCCTCAATCCCGATTCCGATCTCATATTTGAGAATGAGGATATCGTATGGATTGTGGGAAATAATAAAAAGATCCCTGACCTGCTGAAGAAAGTTTAA
- a CDS encoding bifunctional riboflavin kinase/FAD synthetase: protein MKTYNHLSEFKRLNNAVATIGTFDGVHFGHQKIIKRLCELAKATGGESVILTFFPHPRLIIDPENQDLKMINTIEEKAEILAALGVDHLIITPFTRDFSNLSPAEYIKNILVDTIGIKQLIVGYDHRFGKDRSGGMLDLVAFSKPYGYEIEEIKEQDINDVAVSSTKIRKSLLEGQVGLAAEYLGYNFSLYGPVIKGDKIGRTIGFPTANIFIEQPYKIIPSDGIYAVTVEMENETYKGMAYIGQRPTINGMTRNIEVNIFDFNKEIYGQYIKMNFMEFLRHDVKFTGLEALKIQLQKDKEDTLAYFAQQG, encoded by the coding sequence TTGAAAACATATAACCACCTTTCCGAATTCAAAAGGTTGAACAATGCGGTTGCAACCATAGGTACTTTTGACGGCGTTCACTTCGGACATCAGAAGATTATTAAAAGACTATGCGAACTGGCGAAAGCTACCGGTGGCGAAAGCGTAATCTTAACCTTTTTCCCTCATCCCCGGTTGATTATTGACCCTGAAAATCAGGATCTGAAGATGATCAATACCATTGAAGAAAAGGCAGAGATATTAGCCGCCCTGGGAGTTGATCACCTGATCATCACTCCATTTACCCGTGATTTCTCCAACCTCAGTCCTGCCGAGTATATCAAGAATATCCTGGTAGACACCATTGGTATTAAACAGCTGATTGTTGGCTATGACCATCGTTTCGGAAAAGACCGTTCAGGTGGCATGCTCGACTTAGTTGCTTTTTCAAAACCATACGGTTATGAGATTGAAGAAATTAAAGAACAGGACATCAATGATGTTGCTGTGAGCTCCACTAAAATCAGGAAATCACTACTCGAAGGACAAGTTGGTTTAGCCGCAGAATACCTGGGTTATAATTTCTCTTTGTACGGCCCGGTAATTAAAGGAGATAAAATAGGCCGTACCATTGGCTTCCCGACTGCGAATATATTTATTGAACAGCCCTATAAAATCATCCCATCCGACGGTATTTATGCCGTAACCGTTGAAATGGAAAATGAGACCTATAAAGGGATGGCTTATATAGGTCAGCGTCCCACGATCAATGGAATGACCAGGAATATAGAAGTGAATATCTTTGATTTTAACAAAGAGATCTATGGCCAGTACATTAAAATGAATTTCATGGAATTCCTGCGGCACGATGTAAAATTCACCGGACTGGAAGCGCTTAAAATACAACTACAAAAAGATAAAGAAGATACACTGGCTTATTTTGCACAGCAGGGCTAA